One part of the Xylocopa sonorina isolate GNS202 chromosome 10, iyXylSono1_principal, whole genome shotgun sequence genome encodes these proteins:
- the LOC143428135 gene encoding carbonic anhydrase 1 — MTVLIFTLGLLWSSNLVAGNFSYDGELGPDHWGEQYPTCLGKSQAPINIVVENAAAATYPPLEFSNIENPHKSSIMNNGHTVMIRNLDSDTPAVSGGPLNDTYYFLQMHFHWGQYDGIGAETRINNRTFSLEAHAVLWKKGYGTSDEAMNHEDGLTVLAYLYEVTDKPNPIFEPLVSQLPEVTGVGTNTTFNNKNLLNRLIAQDLSSAQYYYTYKGSLTTPPCSEIVQFINFEKIQSISHDQLQAFRSLRSIDGGNITHNFRPLQPLNGRTVYRNAAEEDTAPEPAKEPVNPGTIAPSYAGTSEAAVTKTVTKKPEVATNKPNMDVTPSLKPRDDSYYDHSGQSTWTMSPLAAMAGIVALLAYH, encoded by the exons ACCTGGTAGCCGGCAACTTCAGCTACGATGGGGAACTTG GACCAGATCATTGGGGTGAACAGTATCCCACGTGTTTGGGTAAATCTCAGGCTCCCATCAACATTGTAGTAGAAAATGCTGCAGCTGCAACTTATCCACCGTTGGAATTCTCTAACATCGAGAATCCTCACAAATCGAGCATCATGAACAATGGCCATACAG TGATGATCAGAAACTTGGATTCTGATACGCCCGCGGTATCGGGTGGACCACTGAACGACACGTACTATTTCCTACAAATGCACTTCCATTGGGGCCAATACGACGGTATAGGAGCCGAAACGCGTATTAACAACCGTACGTTCTCTCTGGAGGCGCATGCGGTCCTCTGGAAGAAAGGCTACGGCACATCAGACGAGGCGATGAACCACGAAGATGGCCTCACCGTGCTTGCATACTTATACGAG GTCACGGATAAACCAAATCCAATATTCGAGCCGCTAGTGTCGCAATTACCGGAAGTAACTGGGGTGGGCACCAACACAACGTTCAACAATAAGAACCTTCTGAACAGACTGATCGCGCAAGACCTTTCATCAGCGCAATATTATTATACATATAAGGGATCGTTAACCACGCCTCCCTGCTCCGAGATTGTTCAGTTTATCAACTTCGAAAAGATCCAATCTATTTCCCACGACCAG CTACAAGCTTTCCGCAGTCTTCGGTCCATCGATGGCGGTAATATAACGCATAATTTCCGTCCGCTGCAACCATTAAACGGTAGAACAGTTTATCGTAACGCGGCCGAGGAAGACACTGCTCCTGAACCAGCAAAAGAGCCCGTGAACCCCGGAACAATTGCGCCTTCGTACGCCGGAACTTCCGAGGCTGCTGTTACGAAAACAGTTACCAAGAAACCGGAAGTGGCTACTAACAAGCCGAATATGGACGTCACACCGTCACTGAAACCTCGTGACGACAGTTATTATGACCACTCTGGACAAAGCACATGGACTATGTCAC CACTCGCAGCGATGGCTGGAATCGTTGCTCTTTTAGCATACCACTAA
- the LOC143428137 gene encoding progestin and adipoQ receptor family member 4, whose protein sequence is MHEEPPQQEKPKFHLLRRWSDMPQHLQFNPHIQTGYRPLMTVGQCLRSLFYIHNETVNIMTHGFAILYMLLTIPKILPWDTKGILGILSWCHLIGAVSPWIGSFIYHLFMNLNYNEDFYLSLLKLDMIGIWLCQSFGAIPMIAASVHCLPDTYWYCCMFTYCFISIWGLLNAMNARSPWERRLCFAPAFLMRMLMITLRCFGIVGGSPDALLHILLQDLIAIVGATIGALRIPEKWIPGKLDLVLNSHNLMHVLVILAVCSMHAATVQDLAWMSDSSTCNRTDLIHLERDEL, encoded by the exons ATGCACGAGGAGCCGCCGCAGCAGGAGAAGCCGAAGTTTCATCTACTGCGACGATGGAGCGACATGCCACAGCACTTGCAGTTTAATCCGCACATCCAAACCGGCTACAGACCGCTCATGACCGTTGGACAATGTCTTCGCAGTCTGTTTTACATCCACAACGAGACTGTTAATATCATGACGCATG GATTTGCCATTCTATATATGTTATTGACGATCCCAAAGATTCTTCCATGGGATACGAAAGGTATACTCGGAATTTTATCTTGGTGCCATTTAATAGGTGCCGTTAGTCCATGGATCGGTTCTTTCATTTATCACCTCTTTATGAATTTAAATTATAATGAAGACTTCTACTTGTCGCTACTGAAATTAGACATGATTGGCATTTGGCTATGCCAAAGTTTTg GAGCAATACCTATGATAGCAGCAAGTGTCCATTGTCTGCCAGATACATATTGGTACTGTTGCATGTTCACCTACTGCTTTATCAGCATCTGGGGACTTCTTAAT GCAATGAATGCTCGATCACCTTGGGAAAGAAGATTATGTTTTGCGCCTGCTTTTCTCATGAGAATGTTGATGATAACTCTGCGATGTTTTGGTATTGTGGGTGGTTCACCAGATGCTTTACTTCACATACTATTACAG GACCTCATAGCTATTGTAGGAGCAACCATAGGCGCGTTGCGCATTCCAGAGAAATGGATACCAGGCAAACTGGATCTGGTGTTGAATTCTCACAATTTGATGCACGTGTTGGTCATTTTAGCGGTTTGTTCGATGCATGCTGCTACTGTCCAAGATCTCGCTTGGATGTCGGACTCATCTACGTGCAATAGAACGGATCTCATTCACTTGGAACGGGACGAACTGTGA
- the LOC143428433 gene encoding uncharacterized protein LOC143428433, whose translation MSLVTLVFLLATVSITLTRSQEPEISTKSLDAAQAPIKLDKNLRQALLKALSDLEAESAEQHKDESETIAQRDTSAFEGVAKRNLNNDLGVQKTTFSFKSFPNDEDVPSEDKLQNSSFVDAVRYVTLKTPGMNIEKATQEDARSFHVHNVILPEKNSGSYGARSESKLEQKEKIPQASGKTFSVSKVESLALPPPTKTSESLTGSDSTGIASGNALLPSNPTGSATANALIVPKPTEITPTISTNNNVTITGSDDSKDRTEEVKIFQAPLVAAFTVQQDEQGVPKSVVPIFRSTDDGQALTLQEQLEFKQKLLEKQLAELQQQQIQQTQFLLRQRELYEQQLFKRHQLYLHGQAMLKQQMDAAALRRLRSEQHKKLEEERIKFELQKHHHHHGVSQKPFFVEQNSNLLFQPSVESNVHLQPSLALEVPNVASPPAFQPAFQQDPLHSQQFQPLQQPQLHHHHHQQQQQQQQQQQLQSASQLQQPQQLQQLQQLQQPQQLQQLQQPQQLQQLQQPQQLQQLQQLQQPQQLQQLQQSQVQPYQQQNRLQHSFPFSTEFQPPLSSSTRLYRQEAFNAVGNFGFNGDTKITSNRGNFGFNAPQRNPANFYNPFGQFRQSKPPTPAKQIQHLLYQSGIAGDLSNVQGIGNQEDLNIVSKVLALNVGAVPNKNQPATPFGKASA comes from the exons ATGAGCTTG GTAACACTGGTGTTTCTACTAGCGACGGTGTCGATCACCCTGACAAGATCTCAGGAGCCAGAGATCTCCACCAAGAGTTTAGACGCGGCTCAAGCACCTATAAAATTAGACAAAAATCTTCGTCAAGCACTGCTAAAAGCCCTGAGCGACTTAGAAGCTGAATCCGCAGAGCAGCATAAAGATGAATCGGAAACCATCGCTCAAAGGGACACGAGCGCCTTCGAGGGTGTGGCGAAGAGGAACCTGAACAATGATCTCGGCGTGCAGAAGACCACGTTCTCGTTCAAGAGCTTCCCGAACGACGAGGATGTGCCTAGCGAAGACAAGTTGCAGAATTCCAGTTTCGTAGATGCTGTTCGTTACGTAACCCTGAAGACACCCGGGATGAACATCGAGAAAGCCACGCAGGAAGACGCGAGAAGCTTTCACGTCCACAACGTGATATTACCGGAGAAAAATTCCGGCTCCTATGGCGCCAGAAGCGAATCCAAATTGGAGCAGAAAGAGAAAATCCCGCAGGCGTCCGGGAAGACATTTTCAGTGAGCAAGGTGGAAAGTTTGGCGCTGCCGCCGCCCACGAAGACCTCCGAGAGCCTCACGGGAAGCGATAGCACTGGTATTGCCAGTGGGAACGCGTTGCTTCCCTCGAATCCAACTGGAAGCGCCACTGCGAACGCATTGATTGTTCCAAAACCGACCGAAATCACCCCAACGATATCCACGAACAATAACGTGACGATAACTGGTTCCGACGACTCCAAAGACAGAACTGAGGAAGTGAAAATATTCCAGGCACCATTGGTAGCGGCTTTCACTGTCCAACAGGACGAACAGGGGGTGCCCAAGAGCGTTGTACCTATATTCAGATCCACCGACGATGGGCAAGCTCTCACTCTCCAAGAGCAACTGGAATTTAAACAGAAGCTTTTAGAGAAGCAGTTGGCCGAGCTCCAACAACAACAGATCCAGCAAACGCAGTTCCTGCTCAGGCAGCGAGAACTGTACGAACAACAACTGTTCAAGCGGCATCAGCTCTACCTTCATGGACAGGCTATGCTCAAACAGCAGATGGATGCAGCTGCGTTGAGACGACTGCGATCCGAACAACATAAGAAATTAGAAGAGGAGCGTATCAAATTTGAGCTGCAAAAGCATCACCATCATCATGGTGTCTCGCAGAAACCGTTCTTCGTAGAACAAAACAGTAATCTTCTCTTCCAACCTTCTGTTGAATCCAACGTTCATTTACAACCTAGCTTAGCGCTAGAAGTACCCAACGTGGCCTCACCACCAGCGTTTCAACCAGCCTTCCAACAGGATCCATTACATTCGCAGCAGTTCCAACCGTTGCAGCAGCCACAgcttcatcatcatcatcatcagcagcagcagcagcaacaacaacagcagcaactACAATCGGCGTCTCAGTTACAACAACCTCAACAGTTGCAACAATTGCAGCAATTGCAGCAGCCACAACAGTTGCAACAATTGCAGCAGCCACAACAGTTACAACAATTGCAGCAGCCGCAGCAGTTGCAACAATTGCAGCAATTGCAGCAGCCGCAACAGTTGCAGCAATTGCAGCAGTCGCAGGTACAACCGTACCAGCAACAAAACAGACTGCAACACAGTTTTCCCTTCTCGACCGAATTCCAGCCCCCGTTATCCTCCTCGACAAGGTTGTATCGACAGGAAGCCTTCAATGCGGTGGGAAATTTCGGATTCAACGGAGACACCAAGATTACATCGAACAGGGGAAACTTTGGCTTCAACGCGCCGCAGAGGAACCCTGCGAATTTCTACAACCCCTTCGGGCAGTTCAGGCAGTCGAAGCCACCCACGCCAGCGAAACAGATTCAACACCTTCTGTACCAGTCCGGGATCGCTGGCGACTTGAGCAACGTGCAGGGGATCGGAAATCAGGAGGATCTGAATATAGTTTCCAAAGTGCTGGCGCTGAACGTGGGCGCTGTGCCAAACAAGAATCAACCGGCCACGCCGTTCGGGAAGGCGTCCGCGTGA
- the LOC143428326 gene encoding F-box only protein 9 has product MSHSSESSESDDGGDDQESSSFPETNIEDALMSFREQWQRELEISPKRDRPRTQSAKTVRVDVSNDEESIESKAKNLFLKGIEYEERRKFYEAIQFYKRAVLLVPDIEFRLYESTKLKSNDNSREGFDDDINGIDDNTEIRNEEDEEESDLFAKLCKIINRNKCVCFPKFEQNTTHISALPMEIVLYILRWVVSSELDLRSLEMFSRVCRGFYISARDTEIWRLACVRVWGVNCGTYTPKYQSWRDMYLKRPRLRYNGCYISKTSYIRDGENSFQDRFYRPWHLVEYFRYLRFFPEGRVLMLTSTEEAQSCVNSLKYRTPRNPSVLIGHYRLHDNYVTLVLKKQEIKGVSTYRKKKKETMHDSGEQTFHIEYEIQDHHRRLNSQLKWLSYTIFTKYRNGHEAKMCLKEPSVREWRVSAIGGRYPPLKFNRVKSYTQESEAPLQ; this is encoded by the exons ATG AGTCACTCCAGTGAATCCAGTGAGTCGGACGATGGTGGAGATGATCAGGAAAGTTCTTCTTTTCCTGAAACTAATATCGAGGATGCTCTAATGTCTTTCAGAGAGCAATGGCAACGTGAATTAGAAATATCACCAAAACGAGACCGACCAAGGACACAGTCCGCAAAAACAGTTAGAGTTGATGTTTCTAATGACGAGGAGTCCATTGAAAGCAAG GCAAAAAATttatttttgaaaggaattgaaTATGAAGAGAGAAGGAAGTTCTACGAAGCCATTCAGTTTTACAAACGTGCTGTGCTATTAGTTCCTGACATTGAATTTCGTTTATACGAATCGACTAAACTAAAATCGAATGACAATAGTCGCGAAGGGTTTGATGATGATATAAATGGTATTGATGATAATACTGAAATTCGCAAtgaagaagatgaagaagaaagCGATTTATTTGCTAAATTATGCAAAATTATAAATCGAAATAAATGTGTTTGTTTTCCTAAATTTGAGCAAAAT ACAACACATATTTCCGCCTTGCCTATGGAAATAGTTCTTTATATCCTGAGATGGGTTGTGTCTTCAGAGCTTGACTTGAGGTCTCTCGAAATGTTCTCCAGAGTATGCCGTGGATTTTACATATCTGCAAGGGATACAGAAATCTGGAGACTTGCCTGTGTTAG AGTATGGGGTGTAAATTGTGGAACCTATACTCCAAAGTATCAATCATGGAGAGATATGTATTTAAAACGGCCTAGGCTAAGATATAATGGTTGTTATATTAGTAAAACCAGTTATATTCGTGATGGTGAAAATAGTTTCCAAGATCGATTTTATAGACCTTGGCATCTGGTGGAATACTTCAGGTACCTGAG ATTTTTTCCCGAAGGAAGAGTTTTGATGCTAACTTCAACTGAGGAAGCCCAAAGTTGTGTAAATTCTTTGAAATACCGCACTCCACGGAATCCATCGGTACTCATTGGTCATTATAGATTACATGACAATTATGTTACTCTAGTGCTCAAGAAACAGGAAATAAAAGGAGTTAGTACGtatagaaagaagaaaaaggaaactATGCACGATAGCGGGGAACAAACATTTCATATT GAATATGAGATTCAGGATCATCATAGACGATTGAATTCACAATTAAAATGGCTCagttacactatattcactaaATACAGAAATGGACACGAGGCGAAAATGTGTTTAAAGGAACCGTCGGTAAGGGAATGGAGAGTGTCAGCTATTGGTGGACGATATCCGCCATTGAAATTTAACAGAGTTAAAAGCTACACCCAAGAAAGCGAAGCTCCTTTACAGTAA
- the LOC143428146 gene encoding coiled-coil domain-containing protein 12, translating to MNCSETNMTDEKVGSLEEEALKRKERLQALKKKTEDNKENKNDDDSKLPKPKFRSYKPQDESLKNIVLEDAKPGNVEEEVQDQLSAANTKVVIEELDISNLAPRKPDWDLKRDVAKKLEKLERRTQKAIAELIRDRLKQGQHDLAAVVNMATKDQTESPT from the exons ATGAACTGTAGTGAAACAAACATGACGGATGAGAAAGTAGGTTCTTTGGAAGAAGAAGCTTTGAAAAGAAAAGAACGCTTGCAAGCACTAAAAAAGAAGACTGAAGATAATAAGGAGAACAAGAATGATGATGACAGTAAATTGCCAAA ACCAAAGTTTCGGAGTTACAAGCCCCAGGATgaaagtcttaagaatatagtACTAGAAGATGCAAAACCAGGAAACGTGGAAGAGGAGGTGCAGGACCAACTGAGCGCGGCAAACACTAAAGTTGTTATCGAAGAACTT GATATTAGTAATCTAGCTCCCCGAAAGCCTGACTGGGATTTGAAGCGAGACGTAGCCAAGAAATTGGAGAAATTGGAAAGGAGGACACAGAAAGCCATAGCAGAACTGATAAGAGACCGCCTTAAGCAAGGTCAACACGATTTGGCTGCTGTGGTAAATATGGCGACCAAGGATCAGACAGAATCACCCACTTGA